The following are from one region of the Streptomyces fradiae genome:
- a CDS encoding ACP S-malonyltransferase, whose product MLVLVAPGQGAQTPGFLTPWLELPGAADRVAAWSDAIGLDLAHYGTKADADEIRDTAVAQPLLVAAGLLSAAALGEGIDLKPGAVAGHSVGELTAAAFAGVLDDTAALRLVRTRGLAMAEAAAVTETGMSALLGGEPEVVVPHLEKLGLTPANVNGAGQIVAAGTMEQLAALAEDKPEGVRRVMPLKVAGAFHTHHMAPAVAKLEQAAAELSPADPAVRYVSNKDGKVVTAGADVIARLVGQVANPVRWDLCMETFQELGATALIEVCPGGTLTGIAKRALPGVRTVALKTPDDLDAARTLVAETATATA is encoded by the coding sequence GTGCTCGTACTCGTCGCTCCCGGCCAAGGCGCTCAGACGCCCGGCTTCCTGACTCCCTGGCTCGAACTCCCCGGTGCCGCCGACCGCGTCGCCGCGTGGTCCGACGCCATCGGGCTCGACCTTGCCCACTACGGCACGAAGGCGGACGCGGACGAGATCCGCGACACCGCCGTGGCGCAGCCACTGCTGGTGGCCGCGGGTCTGCTGTCCGCCGCCGCCCTCGGTGAGGGCATCGACCTGAAGCCCGGCGCGGTCGCCGGCCACAGCGTCGGCGAGCTCACCGCGGCCGCGTTCGCGGGCGTCCTCGACGACACCGCCGCGCTGCGTCTTGTCCGCACCCGCGGTCTGGCGATGGCCGAGGCCGCCGCCGTCACCGAGACCGGCATGTCGGCGCTGCTCGGCGGCGAGCCCGAGGTGGTCGTCCCCCACCTCGAGAAGCTCGGCCTGACCCCGGCGAACGTCAACGGCGCCGGCCAGATCGTCGCCGCCGGCACCATGGAGCAGCTGGCCGCCCTGGCCGAGGACAAGCCCGAGGGCGTCCGCCGGGTGATGCCGCTGAAGGTCGCCGGCGCGTTCCACACGCACCACATGGCCCCGGCGGTCGCGAAGCTGGAGCAGGCCGCCGCGGAGCTGTCCCCGGCCGACCCGGCCGTGCGCTACGTCTCCAACAAGGACGGCAAGGTCGTGACCGCGGGCGCCGATGTCATCGCCCGCCTGGTCGGCCAGGTCGCCAACCCGGTCCGCTGGGACCTGTGCATGGAGACCTTCCAGGAACTCGGCGCGACCGCCCTGATCGAGGTGTGCCCCGGCGGCACCCTCACCGGCATCGCGAAGCGCGCCCTGCCCGGTGTCCGCACCGTGGCTCTCAAGACCCCGGATGACCTCGACGCGGCCCGCACGCTCGTCGCCGAGACGGCCACGGCTACGGCCTGA
- the fabF gene encoding beta-ketoacyl-ACP synthase II, whose translation MSSTNRTVVVTGIGATTPLGGDSASTWEGLLAGRSGVRPLEGERFAELPVRIAALAAVDPSEVLPRPLARKLDRSAQFALIAAREAWADAGYTAPAGEDEKIAPERLGSVIASGIGGVTTLLDQYDVLKESGVRRVSPHTVPMLMPNSPSANVGLEVNARAGVHTPVSACASGAEAIGYAIEMIRTGRADVVVAGGTEAAIHPLPIAAFANMMAMSKNNDEPQKASRPYDKARDGFILGEGAGVIVLESEEHAKARGAKIYCEALGQGLSADSHHIAQPEPTGRGIAAALQHLLDTSDLKPAEVVHLNAHATSTPQGDVAEIKALRKVLGDDLSHVAISATKSMTGHLLGGAGGIETVATVLALHNRLAPPTINVDDLDPEVDADIVIDEPRELPQGTIAAINNSFGFGGHNVVLAFRSV comes from the coding sequence GTGAGCTCGACCAATCGCACCGTGGTCGTCACCGGTATCGGCGCAACCACTCCGCTGGGTGGCGACTCCGCTTCGACCTGGGAAGGTCTGCTGGCGGGGCGCTCCGGCGTCCGGCCCCTGGAGGGCGAGCGCTTCGCGGAGCTGCCCGTACGGATCGCCGCGCTCGCCGCGGTGGACCCCTCCGAGGTGCTGCCCCGGCCGCTGGCCCGCAAGCTGGACCGCTCGGCGCAGTTCGCGCTGATCGCGGCCCGCGAGGCGTGGGCCGACGCGGGCTACACCGCCCCGGCCGGTGAGGACGAGAAGATCGCGCCCGAGCGGCTCGGCTCCGTCATCGCCTCCGGCATCGGCGGTGTCACGACTCTGCTCGACCAGTACGACGTGCTGAAGGAGTCCGGCGTGCGCCGCGTCTCCCCGCACACCGTGCCGATGCTCATGCCCAACAGCCCCTCCGCCAACGTCGGCCTGGAGGTGAACGCCCGGGCGGGCGTGCACACCCCGGTCTCCGCGTGCGCGTCGGGTGCCGAGGCCATCGGCTACGCCATCGAGATGATCCGCACCGGCCGTGCCGACGTGGTCGTCGCCGGCGGCACCGAGGCGGCGATCCACCCGCTGCCGATCGCGGCCTTCGCCAACATGATGGCGATGTCCAAGAACAACGACGAGCCCCAGAAGGCCTCCCGCCCCTACGACAAGGCGCGCGACGGCTTCATCCTGGGCGAGGGCGCGGGCGTCATCGTGCTCGAGTCCGAGGAGCACGCCAAGGCGCGCGGCGCGAAGATCTACTGCGAGGCGCTGGGCCAGGGCCTGTCGGCCGACAGCCACCACATCGCGCAGCCCGAGCCGACCGGCCGGGGCATCGCCGCCGCCCTGCAGCACCTCCTCGACACCTCGGACCTGAAGCCCGCCGAGGTCGTCCACCTCAACGCGCACGCCACGTCGACGCCGCAGGGCGACGTCGCCGAGATCAAGGCGCTGCGGAAGGTCCTGGGCGACGACCTGTCCCACGTCGCGATCTCCGCGACCAAGTCGATGACCGGCCACCTCCTCGGCGGCGCCGGCGGCATCGAGACGGTCGCCACGGTCCTCGCGCTCCACAACCGCCTGGCCCCGCCGACGATCAACGTCGACGACCTGGACCCGGAGGTCGACGCGGACATCGTCATCGACGAGCCGCGCGAGCTGCCGCAGGGCACGATCGCCGCGATCAACAACAGCTTCGGCTTCGGCGGCCACAACGTGGTGCTCGCGTTCCGTTCGGTCTGA
- a CDS encoding acyl carrier protein, with the protein MAATEKEIVDGLAEIVNEIAGIPVEDVELDKSFTDDLDVDSLSMVEVVVAAEERFDVKIPDEDVKNLKTVGDATSYILKHQA; encoded by the coding sequence ATGGCCGCCACCGAGAAGGAGATCGTCGACGGTCTCGCCGAGATCGTGAACGAGATCGCCGGCATCCCGGTCGAGGACGTCGAGCTCGACAAGTCCTTCACCGACGACCTGGACGTCGACTCCCTGTCCATGGTCGAGGTCGTCGTCGCCGCCGAAGAGCGCTTCGACGTCAAGATCCCCGACGAGGACGTCAAGAACCTCAAGACGGTCGGCGACGCGACCAGCTACATCCTCAAGCACCAGGCCTGA
- a CDS encoding DUF3145 domain-containing protein: MTTRGVLYVHSAPRALCPHVEWAVAGVLGARVQLDWIRQPASPGTWRAEFSWQGETGTASKLASALRGWQLLRFEVTAEPCATAEGERYSATPDLGIFHAVTGIHGDILIPEDRLRAALARAAQGETVLEAEISKLLGKPWDDELEPFRYAGEGAPVRWLHQVV; encoded by the coding sequence GTGACGACACGTGGAGTCCTGTACGTTCACTCCGCACCGCGCGCGCTCTGCCCGCACGTCGAATGGGCGGTCGCGGGCGTCCTCGGTGCGCGGGTCCAGCTCGACTGGATCCGGCAGCCCGCGTCCCCGGGCACGTGGAGAGCCGAGTTCTCCTGGCAGGGCGAGACCGGCACCGCCTCCAAACTCGCCTCCGCCCTGCGCGGCTGGCAGCTGCTCCGCTTCGAGGTCACGGCCGAGCCCTGCGCCACCGCCGAGGGCGAGCGCTACAGCGCCACCCCGGACCTCGGCATCTTCCACGCGGTCACCGGCATCCACGGCGACATCCTGATCCCCGAGGACCGGCTGCGCGCCGCCCTGGCCCGCGCCGCGCAGGGCGAGACGGTCCTGGAGGCCGAGATCTCCAAGCTCCTCGGCAAGCCCTGGGACGACGAGCTGGAGCCCTTCCGGTACGCGGGCGAGGGCGCCCCGGTCCGCTGGCTGCACCAGGTGGTCTAG
- the fasR gene encoding fatty acid biosynthesis transcriptional regulator FasR: protein MSEPVNAAHPHAATLKRLEQSSGRLSASAIARMDETLPWYRAMPPENRSWIGLVAQAGIAAFTEWFRHPETPQAISTDVFGTAPRELTRAITLRQTVEMVRTTIEVMESAIEEVAAPGDESVLREALLVYAREIAFATAQVYAQAAEARGAWDARLESLVVNAVLSGEADEGAVSRAAALGWNSPENVCVVLGTAPDGDSELTVEAIRRAARHAKLQVLTGVLGDRLVVIAGGNDNPLAVAKALIGPYAAGPVVAGPVVPDLLAATRSAQAAAAGLKACSAWQDAPRPVLADDLLPERAIASDPSAREQLVEEIYRPLEEAGSALLETLSVYLEQASSLEGAARMLFVHPNTVRYRLRRVTDVTGWSPSDVRSAFTLRIALILGRLADAETQS, encoded by the coding sequence GTGTCTGAACCCGTGAACGCCGCTCACCCGCATGCCGCGACCCTGAAGCGCCTGGAGCAGTCCTCCGGGCGGCTCTCCGCCAGCGCCATTGCCCGCATGGACGAGACGCTGCCGTGGTACCGGGCGATGCCGCCCGAGAACCGGTCGTGGATCGGTCTGGTCGCGCAGGCCGGCATCGCCGCGTTCACCGAATGGTTCCGGCACCCGGAGACCCCGCAGGCGATCTCCACGGATGTCTTCGGCACCGCGCCTCGCGAGCTGACCCGGGCGATCACGCTGCGCCAGACCGTCGAGATGGTGCGCACCACCATCGAGGTCATGGAGTCGGCGATCGAGGAGGTCGCCGCGCCCGGTGACGAGAGCGTGCTGCGCGAGGCGCTGCTCGTCTACGCCCGGGAGATCGCCTTCGCCACCGCCCAGGTGTACGCCCAGGCCGCCGAGGCCCGGGGCGCCTGGGACGCGCGGCTGGAGTCCCTGGTCGTGAACGCGGTGCTCTCCGGCGAGGCCGACGAGGGCGCCGTGTCCCGGGCCGCCGCGCTCGGCTGGAACTCGCCGGAGAACGTGTGCGTGGTGCTCGGCACCGCGCCCGACGGCGACAGCGAACTGACCGTGGAGGCGATCCGGCGGGCCGCCCGGCACGCCAAGCTGCAGGTCCTCACCGGTGTCCTCGGCGACCGGCTGGTCGTCATCGCGGGCGGCAACGACAATCCGCTCGCCGTGGCGAAGGCCCTGATCGGGCCCTACGCGGCCGGACCGGTGGTGGCCGGCCCCGTGGTGCCCGACCTGCTCGCCGCGACCCGCTCCGCGCAGGCCGCCGCGGCCGGCCTGAAGGCCTGCTCGGCCTGGCAGGACGCGCCCCGTCCCGTACTCGCGGACGATCTCCTGCCGGAGCGCGCGATCGCCTCCGACCCTTCGGCGCGCGAGCAGCTGGTGGAGGAGATCTACAGACCGCTGGAGGAAGCGGGCTCGGCGCTCCTGGAAACGCTCAGTGTCTATCTGGAGCAGGCGAGCAGTCTGGAGGGCGCGGCGCGGATGCTCTTCGTCCATCCGAACACCGTGCGCTACCGGCTCCGACGTGTGACCGACGTCACCGGCTGGTCGCCGTCCGACGTCCGCTCGGCCTTCACCCTGCGGATCGCCCTCATTCTCGGGCGCTTGGCCGACGCGGAGACGCAGTCCTAG
- a CDS encoding ketoacyl-ACP synthase III, translated as MAKIKPSKGHPYARIMGVGGYRPTRVVPNEVILEKIDSSDEWIRSRSGIATRHWASPEETVTAMSVEAAGKAVADAGITPEQIGAVIVSTVSHFKQTPAVATEIADKVGAGKPAAFDISAGCAGFGYGLTLAKGMIVEGSAEYVLVIGVERLSDLTDLEDRATAFLFGDGAGAVIVGPSDEPHIGPTVWGSEGDKAETIKQTVPWNEFQVGDVSKLPLNEAGEIKFPAITQEGQAVFRWAVFEMAKVAQQALDAAGISADDLDVFIPHQANMRIIDSMVKTLKLPEHVTVARDIETTGNTSAASIPLAMERLLATGKAKSGDTALIIGFGAGLVFAATVVTLP; from the coding sequence ATGGCGAAGATCAAGCCCAGCAAGGGCCACCCCTACGCGCGCATCATGGGTGTCGGCGGCTACCGCCCGACCCGTGTGGTGCCCAACGAGGTGATCCTCGAGAAGATCGACTCGTCCGACGAGTGGATCCGCTCGCGCTCCGGCATCGCGACCCGTCACTGGGCGTCCCCCGAGGAGACCGTCACCGCGATGTCGGTGGAGGCCGCGGGCAAGGCCGTCGCCGACGCCGGGATCACCCCCGAGCAGATCGGCGCGGTCATCGTCTCGACGGTGTCGCACTTCAAGCAGACCCCGGCCGTGGCCACCGAGATCGCCGACAAGGTCGGCGCCGGCAAGCCCGCCGCCTTCGACATCTCCGCCGGCTGCGCGGGCTTCGGCTACGGCCTCACCCTCGCCAAGGGCATGATCGTCGAGGGTTCGGCCGAGTACGTCCTCGTGATCGGCGTCGAGCGGCTGAGCGACCTGACGGATCTGGAGGACCGTGCGACGGCCTTCCTGTTCGGCGACGGCGCCGGCGCGGTCATCGTCGGCCCGTCCGACGAGCCGCACATCGGCCCCACCGTGTGGGGTTCGGAGGGCGACAAGGCCGAGACGATCAAGCAGACCGTGCCGTGGAACGAGTTCCAGGTCGGCGACGTGTCGAAGCTGCCCCTCAACGAAGCGGGCGAGATCAAGTTCCCCGCCATCACGCAGGAGGGCCAGGCGGTCTTCCGCTGGGCCGTCTTCGAGATGGCGAAGGTCGCCCAGCAGGCGCTGGACGCCGCCGGCATCTCGGCGGACGACCTGGACGTCTTCATCCCGCACCAGGCCAACATGCGGATCATCGACTCGATGGTGAAGACCCTCAAGCTGCCGGAGCACGTCACGGTCGCCCGTGACATCGAGACCACCGGCAACACCTCGGCCGCCTCGATCCCGCTCGCGATGGAGCGGCTCCTGGCGACCGGCAAGGCCAAGAGCGGCGACACGGCGCTCATCATCGGCTTCGGGGCGGGTCTCGTCTTCGCCGCGACGGTCGTTACTCTCCCCTAG
- a CDS encoding pirin family protein has protein sequence MRIQRGGERYPGGDPEAGIETRHAFSFGRFYEPDNLRFGALLACNEERLAPGAGFDEHPHSHTEIVTWVVEGELTHRDSAGHATVVRPGDVQRLGSASGVRHVERNDGPDPLVFVQMWLAPLDPGGEPSYEIVRGIADATPYALPEAGAMLHVRRLEQGARTALPDADHLYVHVVRGTVRLAGEELAPGDAARTTAEQGLALLATADAEVLVWEMRSASGGV, from the coding sequence ATACGCATCCAGCGCGGCGGGGAGCGCTACCCCGGCGGTGACCCGGAGGCCGGGATCGAGACCCGGCACGCCTTCTCCTTCGGGCGTTTCTACGAGCCCGACAACCTGCGCTTCGGCGCGCTGCTCGCCTGCAACGAGGAGCGGCTCGCGCCCGGCGCGGGCTTCGACGAGCACCCGCACAGCCACACCGAGATCGTCACCTGGGTCGTCGAGGGCGAGCTGACCCACCGCGACTCGGCCGGCCACGCCACCGTCGTCCGCCCCGGCGACGTCCAGCGGCTCGGCTCGGCCTCCGGGGTCCGGCACGTGGAGCGCAACGACGGCCCCGACCCGCTGGTCTTCGTGCAGATGTGGCTGGCCCCGCTCGACCCGGGCGGCGAGCCGTCGTACGAGATCGTCCGCGGCATCGCCGACGCCACCCCGTACGCCCTTCCGGAGGCGGGCGCGATGCTCCACGTCCGCCGCCTCGAACAGGGCGCGCGCACCGCGCTCCCGGACGCCGACCACCTCTACGTGCACGTGGTGCGCGGCACCGTACGGCTCGCGGGCGAGGAACTGGCCCCGGGCGACGCGGCCCGCACCACCGCCGAGCAGGGCCTCGCGCTGCTCGCGACGGCGGACGCGGAGGTCCTGGTGTGGGAGATGCGGAGCGCTTCCGGCGGCGTCTAG
- a CDS encoding MFS transporter: MTTPPAQPVVQPVLSARRRWTVLAVCCLSMFLVGLDTTIVNVGLPAIGRGLDVGTRGLEWIVDAYTLVLAGLLISSGALADRFGRRRVFQSGLAVFGAASLVCALAPSAGVLVAARAAQGVGASMLSPVALAIVVNVMPDPKERAQAIGIWASVFGLSMAAGPVTGGALLAGLDWRALFWINAPVIAAALLLSAVFVPESRGQRTRRLDLPGQLLLTVALAAAVGILIEGPRIGWTSPAALAGYAGAAAATAAFVWAESRHREPLMDLRLFRRPVFSGAVLGAVAVFVALNMTLLLNTLYLQHTRGWSPLAAGVATLPLALGATVCAPWSGRMVGRTGPRLPLLLAGGFITAGAACLVRLTPHTNVLLLLAAYMLIGIGVGFANAPITNTAVNGLPPERASVAGAITSTARQIGAALGIAVAGGLVTGAGPARLALASRPGWILVAACGLLLLAVAQVSRPKQAAASRA; this comes from the coding sequence GTGACGACCCCACCCGCTCAACCCGTGGTCCAGCCCGTGCTGAGCGCGCGCAGACGCTGGACGGTACTGGCCGTCTGCTGCCTGAGTATGTTCCTGGTGGGCCTGGACACCACCATCGTCAACGTGGGGCTGCCGGCCATCGGGCGCGGCCTGGACGTCGGCACGCGCGGCCTCGAATGGATCGTGGACGCCTACACCCTCGTCCTGGCCGGTCTCCTGATCTCCTCCGGCGCGCTGGCGGACCGCTTCGGACGCCGCCGGGTGTTCCAGTCCGGTCTCGCCGTGTTCGGCGCGGCCTCGCTGGTCTGCGCGCTCGCCCCGTCGGCGGGCGTGCTCGTCGCGGCCCGCGCGGCGCAGGGCGTCGGCGCCTCGATGCTCAGCCCCGTGGCGCTCGCGATCGTGGTGAACGTGATGCCTGACCCGAAGGAACGGGCACAGGCGATCGGCATCTGGGCGTCGGTGTTCGGACTCAGCATGGCCGCCGGGCCCGTCACGGGCGGGGCGCTGCTCGCCGGGCTCGACTGGCGGGCGCTGTTCTGGATCAACGCGCCCGTCATCGCGGCCGCCCTGCTGCTCAGTGCGGTCTTCGTGCCCGAATCCCGGGGGCAGCGGACCCGGCGCCTCGACCTGCCCGGCCAGCTCCTGCTCACCGTGGCCCTCGCGGCCGCCGTCGGCATCCTGATCGAGGGGCCGCGCATCGGCTGGACCTCGCCCGCCGCCCTCGCGGGATACGCCGGGGCCGCCGCGGCGACGGCCGCGTTCGTGTGGGCCGAGTCCCGCCATCGCGAGCCGCTGATGGACCTGCGGCTCTTCCGGCGCCCGGTGTTCAGCGGCGCCGTCCTGGGCGCGGTGGCGGTCTTCGTCGCCCTCAACATGACCCTGCTGCTCAACACCCTCTATCTGCAGCACACCCGGGGCTGGTCGCCGCTGGCCGCCGGCGTGGCGACCCTGCCCCTGGCCCTCGGAGCGACCGTCTGCGCCCCCTGGTCCGGCCGCATGGTCGGCCGCACGGGACCACGGCTGCCGCTGCTCCTCGCCGGCGGGTTCATCACGGCCGGCGCGGCCTGCCTGGTCCGGCTCACCCCGCACACGAACGTGCTCCTGCTCCTGGCCGCGTACATGCTCATCGGCATCGGCGTCGGCTTCGCCAACGCCCCGATCACCAACACCGCCGTCAACGGACTGCCGCCCGAGCGTGCCAGCGTGGCCGGGGCGATCACCTCCACCGCACGCCAGATCGGCGCCGCCCTCGGCATCGCCGTCGCCGGCGGCCTGGTCACGGGCGCCGGCCCGGCGCGGCTCGCGCTCGCGTCCCGCCCGGGCTGGATCCTGGTCGCGGCCTGTGGCCTGCTGCTCCTCGCCGTCGCCCAGGTGTCACGGCCGAAGCAGGCCGCCGCGAGCCGCGCCTAG
- a CDS encoding SGNH/GDSL hydrolase family protein has product MPHGRDRFRTAVAGTALLCAVTVLAGCSGGGDGPGPRAASASPKPTPPPKPVWNVSPSSVAAVGDSITRAFDACTVLADCPEMSWATGTDAEVNSLALRLLGPARVAGRSWNLARTGARMAELPEQMAAAAAERPELVTVMMGANDACRARAEEMTPVGDFRASFAAALTRLRAGAPKAQVYVSSLPDLHRLWETGRVSPLGRQVWQLGICGAMLKDPTDLGPTAERRRTAVRDRVVAYNRVLREECAKDARCRYDGGAVFGFAFDQPQLSPWDFFHPSKSGQARLAELAYRQITKA; this is encoded by the coding sequence ATGCCGCACGGGCGAGACCGATTCCGTACCGCCGTCGCGGGGACGGCGCTGCTGTGCGCCGTGACGGTGCTCGCGGGCTGTTCGGGCGGCGGTGACGGGCCGGGCCCGCGGGCGGCGAGCGCCTCGCCGAAGCCGACGCCTCCGCCGAAGCCGGTGTGGAACGTCTCCCCCTCCTCGGTCGCCGCGGTCGGCGACTCCATCACCCGCGCCTTCGACGCCTGTACGGTCCTGGCGGACTGCCCCGAGATGTCCTGGGCGACCGGCACGGACGCCGAGGTCAACAGCCTGGCGCTGCGGCTGCTCGGCCCGGCGCGGGTGGCCGGCCGGAGCTGGAACCTGGCCCGTACCGGGGCGCGGATGGCGGAGCTGCCGGAGCAGATGGCCGCGGCGGCGGCCGAACGGCCCGAGCTGGTCACGGTGATGATGGGCGCGAACGACGCGTGCCGGGCCCGGGCCGAGGAGATGACCCCGGTCGGGGATTTCCGGGCCTCCTTCGCGGCGGCGCTCACCCGGCTCCGCGCCGGGGCGCCGAAGGCCCAGGTGTACGTGTCGAGCCTGCCCGACCTGCACCGCCTCTGGGAGACCGGCCGGGTCAGCCCGCTGGGCCGCCAGGTGTGGCAGCTGGGCATCTGCGGCGCCATGCTCAAGGACCCGACCGACCTGGGCCCGACCGCCGAACGCCGCCGCACCGCGGTGCGGGACCGGGTGGTGGCGTACAACCGGGTCCTGCGCGAGGAGTGCGCGAAGGACGCCCGCTGCCGCTACGACGGCGGCGCCGTCTTCGGCTTCGCCTTCGACCAGCCGCAACTGAGCCCCTGGGACTTCTTCCACCCGAGCAAGTCCGGCCAGGCGCGGCTCGCGGAGCTCGCGTACCGGCAGATCACCAAGGCGTAG
- a CDS encoding helix-turn-helix domain-containing protein, which produces MNTGTGDPELERILDGIGPRLRRLRKDRGLTLEALAATTGISVSTLSRVESGIRRPTLDLLIPLARAHHVALDQLVAAPASGDPRVHLRPLRRQRGSVLVPLTQYPGRVQVFKQVLSPRPPELVTHEGYEWLYVLAGRLRLVLGARDVTLRPGEVAEFDTTEPHWFGPADDSAVEILHLFGPRGDQAVVRAGPSA; this is translated from the coding sequence ATGAACACAGGAACCGGGGACCCGGAGCTGGAACGGATCCTCGACGGCATCGGGCCCCGGCTGCGTAGGCTGCGCAAGGACCGTGGGCTCACCCTTGAGGCGCTCGCGGCCACGACCGGGATCTCGGTCAGCACGCTGTCGCGGGTGGAGTCGGGCATCCGGCGCCCGACCCTGGACCTGCTCATCCCGCTGGCCCGGGCGCACCACGTCGCGCTCGACCAGCTGGTGGCGGCGCCGGCCAGCGGCGACCCGCGGGTGCACCTGCGGCCCCTGCGCAGGCAGCGCGGGAGCGTCCTCGTGCCCCTGACCCAGTACCCGGGCCGGGTGCAGGTCTTCAAGCAGGTGCTGTCACCCCGCCCGCCGGAGCTGGTCACGCACGAGGGCTACGAGTGGCTCTACGTCCTCGCCGGCCGGCTGCGCCTCGTCCTCGGGGCGCGGGACGTCACGCTGCGGCCCGGCGAAGTGGCCGAGTTCGACACCACCGAGCCCCACTGGTTCGGCCCCGCGGACGACAGCGCCGTGGAGATCCTGCACCTGTTCGGTCCCCGTGGGGACCAGGCCGTCGTCCGCGCCGGACCGTCCGCCTAG